TCCCGAGGACCTCGACGGAGACGGCATCAGCGGACGCGCCGCCCGCGTCATCGATCTCGACTCGGGAGAAGAGCGGGTGGGGCGCTTCGGATGGAAGGCCCAGCACGCTACCCTGCTGGCCTTCGGGGCCGACGCCTATCGTAACGAGATGGGCATCACCAACGACCTCTTCCGCAATGAGATGGCGGCGGGCATCGACCCGGAGACGCTTGCACTGTGCGATCCCGTGCCCGACCCCGAGGACGGGGTGGAGCCCCTCACCGGCCTGCGCGGAATCGACGCCTTTGAAGCTTTTATGAAGTTCCTGGCTCCCATCGAGAGGGGACCGCGCACCGCCCAGGTCCGTGAGGGCGAAGCGCTCTTCCGCCTGGTGGGATGCTCGGGTTGCCATGTCCCCACGTTGATGACCGGTCCCAATCCGAATCCGGTCTTCGACCGCCGGCTCGTAAACCTCTACTCCGATTTGTTGTTGCACGACGTGGGCACCGGGGACGGCATCGAACAGGCGGACGCCGCAGCCAACGAGATCCGCACTCCCTCATTGTGGGGCCTTCGTTTCCGGCGTCCTCTGCTGCACGACGGCAGCGCCGCGACCCCATCGCAAGCCATTGCCCGACACGGCAATGAGGCGGCGGGAGTCATCGAACTCTTCAACCGCCTCAGCCGAGAGGAGCAAGAAGCGCTGCTGGCCTTCCTCACTTCGCTCTGAGCCCGGGCTCACTTTTCTCTGCCCCGGCTGCCCTTCCCGCCTGGGCCCTTTGGGGGAGATGGCGGACGCAAACCCTTCCGCCATCTCCTCCCTCCCCTTGGCCCTCAAGGGGTTTGATTCGTCCAAGCCGAGACGTCCCCGGACTCAAAGCCGTCGGCGAAGATCGGAGCGTCGAACTGGGCGTTGCCCTGGTTGTCGGTTCCTACCTGAATGGTGGTCAGATCGACATTGAATTGAGTGTCGGGGCTGAACAGGCAAATAACCAGGGTGTAGACGCCGTCGGAGAGGCCGGGAAAGTTGCTGAGCGGAAAGAAGGCCTGGTGTTCGCTGGGCAGCACCTGGGTGCCGGGTCCAGCCGCCATATCTCCGTTCTCATCGAAAACGGTGGTTTCCAGGATGGTTCCGCTGGGCGCCGGAAAACCGGGCGCAACGGGTGTGGTGGCGAGTCCCAGGTTGTTGCCGAAGCCCGAACTGGGACCGGTGCGCAGGCAGGTGGAAATGGCGAAGCACTGATTGTTGCGCAGCCAAGTATTCCGGTTGTTGGGCGCGATCGTGTAGAGCTCGTTGAGGGCGCCGCCTTCGTTCAGGACAAAACGGGCCGTTCCGTTGATGGAGTCCTGGCCGCAGGGAGCCAGGGGCGCCACCAATACGGCGCCTTCGACCAAGGGGCCCTCGGCGGTAATGGTGATCTTGCTGGCTCCTCCCCGCGGGATTTGCACCTCGAAAGCGTTGCTGGGCCGGGTTTCCCCATTGAAGAGAACCACGGGAACGCCCCCTGCGGTGGAGGCTCCGGTGAAAAACACAATTGCGTCGCAGTCGCTTTGCTGGGCATCGCGATTGGTCAGCAGCAGTTCGGTGGAAGCATCGATCTCGTCGGTCAAGTCTCCGGCAATGACTCTGCCGAAGGTAATGCCCTCGACGGGTTGGGCCACCAGCGGTTGAAGAAAGGCAAGGGAGATTAGTGCTAGAAAAAGCACCCGAAAACAGGTCGACATAGCTCCTCCTTGGGAGAGAGGTGAACAGAAGTAGCCATTGTTGCTTTAGAGCAATTACGCTTCTATTACGATACTCTTTCGGCAGGCGGATGCCTAATCTGCTGTTTTTTCTGCTTCTTCTGGTCCTTCAAGAGGATCTGATCACTGAAGCGGGATCGACCGACGAGGCCCGTCGGGCGGGCAGCCAACAAGCGCACAGGGCAGCAGCCAAAAGCAGCAAGACGGCAGCGGCCAGGGCCGTCAGGTCGGCCAACGAGAACCCGCCCATCACGCGTTCCAGGAAGGTCCAAAGAGCGGCGGCACCGACCAGTCCCAGCGCCGACCCCGCCAGGGCCGGCCGCATCCCGGTGCGGATCACCAGCGACATCAGTTGTCCGCGTCCCGCGCCCAGCGCCATGCGTACGCTCATCTCCCTGCGGCGCTGCGCCACCAGGTAGGCGATGGCGGCGTAGGTTCCGGTGGCGGAGAGCAGAAGCGCCGCCGCCGCGAAGAGTCCCATGATGGTCAGCGTAAAACGCTGCGGAGCCATGGTCCGGTCGAGGATCTCCTGCATGCTGGACACCTCGGTGACGGGCAATTCGGCGTCCTCGGCCCAGATCCTCTCCTTGACGGCGGGCATGACCTGGCCGGGCCCAAGTGGGGTACGGACCGCCATGCGGAAGTAGTGGGCGGGACTCTGGTCGAAGAGCAGGTAGATTTCGGGCACCGGCTCGTGGCTCAGCCCGGAGGAGCGGATGGAAGCCATCACGCCGATGATCTGCAAGCTCTGCTGGGGCGAGCGGAAGTAGATCTTTTCGCCCAGCGGGTCGTCATTCCCCCAGTAGCGGCGGGCCGCGGCTTCATTGATCAGGGCCACCAGCGGACTGGCCGAGTGGTCGCGGGAATCGAAAAGGCGTCCCCGCTGCAAGGCGATTCCCAAGGCGCGGAAGTACTCGGGGTGAAGCCGGTGGACGAGGGCCGTGGGGTCGGTGTCTTGAGCGGCGGGATCGCGGTCCAGGATGTGAAAGCCGGCCCGCCAGTCGACGCCTGTGAAAGGCAGTACGGTGGTGTATCCGGCAGCCTCCACCCCCGCGATTGAAGCCACTTCGTCCCGCACCCGGCGCACGAAGGCCGCCCGGTCAGAGGCCTTTTCCAGGTGTCCCATCCCCACCTCGAAGGTGAGCAGGTTGTCGACTTCGAAACCGGGGTCCACCTGAAGCTGCTCCACGAACTTGCGGGAAAGGAGAGCGGCTCCGGCCAGGGGGAGCAGGGCCAGCGCCACCTGAAGCGCCACCAGCAGGCGGCGCGCGCGGTGTGAGCGGTGGCCCACGTCGGTGCCCCCTCCCTCCCGCAGCCGCTGCGACCAGGCTCCTCTGGTGAAGCCCGATGCGAGCAGCGCCAGCGCTGCGGCCGTCGCCAAGCTGAGCCCCAGTGCCAGGACCACCGCTCTCCAGTCCAGTCCTGCCTGCTTGAGCAGGGGGAAGGCGGCCGCGGAGGCCTTGTAGAAGTCGTAGGACTGCAAAGTGGCCGGCATCATTGACGCCAACACGCGGACTCCCAGCGCCGCCGCTGCCACTCCCAGCGCCGCGCCTCCCAGGCAGAGCAGAAAGTTCTCGGTCAAGGCCGACAGGAAGATGCGTGCGCGTCCGGCCCCGAGCGCTCTGCGGATGGCGATCTCGCGGCGCCTCAGGTGACAGCGCGCCAGCAACAGGGCGCCGGCGTTGACGCAGGCGATGAGCAAGACCAGGATGACGGCTCCTTGCAGCATCCACAGGGCCGAGCGGGCCTGGGCCGCTACCACTTGAGGAAGCGGTTCCAATGCGATCTGCCAATCCTTGTTGGTGTCGGGATGCTCCTGGCCCAATGCCGCCGCCAGCGCGTTGAACTCCTGGCGCGCCTGCTCCAGGGTCGCTCCCTCCTTGAGCCGTCCGATAACCTGTATCCAGCGCGAGCGGCGGGATTGCTCCCGAGCCTCCACGTGCAGGGGCACCCAGGCCTCCACGGCGGGGGTGGGAAAGGCGAAGTCGGGCTTCATGACGCCCAGCACCAGGTAAGGCTGGCCGTCCATGCGGGCGGTGCGTCCCACCACCGAAGGGTCGCCGTTGAATCGCCTCTGCCAGAGGCGATGGCTGAGGATGACGGCACGGGTGGGTTCGTCCGACTCGAGGATGGTCCGTCCGTGCAGAGGACTCACGCCCAGAGCCTCGAAGAGTCCGGCCTGGGTGGCCACCGTGGCGATGTCTTCCGGCTCGTGGTCGCCGCTCAAGACCAGTCCCCAGGCGGTATAGCCCACCAGCGACGAAAAGGAGCGGTTGCGCTCGCGCCAGTCGATCAGGTCGGGTATGGAGACCTCTTCGCGCTCGCTCCCCTGGCGCGGATTGAAGGTCGACAGCATTAAGACCCGCGAGGGATCGGGAAAAGGCAGCGGCCTGAAGACGACCTGATCGAGAAAAGTGAAGATGGCGCTGTTGGCTCCGATGCCCAGGGCCAGGACGGCCACCACGGCCAGTGCGAATCCGGGGTTGCGCATCAAGCCGCGCCCCGACAGGCGTATGTCTTGAAGAATCCATCTCATCTTGGCCGATCCTTTCCGGGATGCCGATTCCTGCCTCAAGGAGATCCACAGGCAGTGAAGGAAGAGCAGCACCAGCCCGGACCCGAACACCAGTCCGAAACGCCTGCTTCCGCGCCCTGCCTTCCTGGCTTTGAGATGGGCCATGCGCCAGTCTGAGCAGACGGGTTCGAAGACCTCGCGGCGGTACTTCTCGGGCAGCAGCGCGCCCAGTCTTCGCGTCACTCGCTCAAGCACCGGCCAACCCCTCGTTTTCCTCCAGCCTGCGCAGGCTTTCCAGGTAGAACTCGCGGGTCTGGCGAAGAGCCTTGGCGCCGGGCTCGGTGAGGCGGTAGCGGCGCGTCTTGACCACTTGGCCCTCGATTTCAGCCTGCTCGTACCAGCCCTCCACCCATCCGGCCTTCTCCATGCGCGACATCATCTGGTAGAAGGCGGGACCCGTCTGACGCACCCCTACTTGGCGAAGCTGCTCCCGCACCTCGGCGCCGCAACGCTCCCGTCCCGCTAACTGGCACAAGACCTTGAATTGCAGGTGTGTGATGTCTGGTATCTGCATCCGCCGTACCCCCTCATCCGATATTAGATAACGTCACATTACATAGGCGGGGATCACCTGTCAAGCGATTTCTCGGCAGAGGGCGGGCTTTGAGGGGCGGCGGAAAAGGGGCGGGAGGGCGAGATGCCCGCCGGCAGCGGGTTTCACCCTCCCGTGAGAGCTAAGGACATTCCCGGAAGTTACCCAGGAGCGTCCTTACATCGAGAAGGTCAAAGTGCCCAGGCCTCCGACTTGCTGCGGATTGCCTGCTTCGTTGATGTAGGAGCGTGAGCCGTCCAGCCACATGGTATCCCCTTTCTGATAGGCGCCCGTCCAGGTGTCCCTGATGGCATAGGGGAAGCCGTCGGGACGCCGCAGGACGGAGAAGGTAATGACGAAGGGGGCATTACCGGCGGGGGCCACCCAGGAATAGTTCCCGATCTTCCCCGAGACTTTGAAACCGCCCTTGGGGCTGTAGTTGGTCTCGTAGGTTCCTTCGATTTGACCGTTGCTCGGGTTTGCCGAGGTGATCTGGATTTTGAAGTTCCCGTTTTCGGACTCATAGGTGCCAAGCACAGGTACTGACATGATTAACCTCCTAGGTTGTGTTAAGGGTTCGACGCGTCATTCCTCTGTCGCGACGTCCCTGGTTATCCCAGGGAAGCGCCCTATTTTTCTAATGGCAAGAGAGGACGGAGGAATTGCTAGGAGGCCTTGCGGGCTTCTTGCGGCGATTCCCGGTACATGTCGTCGATCACTTTGGCGAAGCGTTCGTAGACTACCGGGCGGCGGACTTTGAGGGTGGGAGTGAGGAGTCCGTTCTCGGCCGAGAACTCGTCGGTGATGAGGCGGAAATACTGGATCTGCACCCAGGAAGGCATGCCATCGTTGGCTTCGCGCACGATTTGGTCGAAACGGTTGACGACGGGCGTCGCCGCCAACAGTTCTTCCACTGGGGCGTCCTTGTCCAGGCCCTTGATCTTGGCGAACACCCTCAGGGCTTCCTCGTCGGGAACGAGGAGGGCGGTCACGTACTTCCGGTCGGGACCCACAACGACCGCTTCGTCCACCAGGGGCTGGGCGGTCAGGCGGCCCTCCAGAGGTTGCGGATAGACGTATTTTCCGGTGGAGAGCTTGAAAAGAGACTTCTTGCGGTCGGTCACCTTGAGGTAGCGGCCTTTGACGACCTTGCCGATGTCTCCGGTGTGCATCCATCCCTCTTCGTCGACGGCTTCGCGGGTGCCCTCGGGATTGCGGTAGTACCCGCGCATGACGT
The sequence above is a segment of the Acidobacteriota bacterium genome. Coding sequences within it:
- a CDS encoding PadR family transcriptional regulator codes for the protein MQIPDITHLQFKVLCQLAGRERCGAEVREQLRQVGVRQTGPAFYQMMSRMEKAGWVEGWYEQAEIEGQVVKTRRYRLTEPGAKALRQTREFYLESLRRLEENEGLAGA
- a CDS encoding ADOP family duplicated permease; translation: MTRRLGALLPEKYRREVFEPVCSDWRMAHLKARKAGRGSRRFGLVFGSGLVLLFLHCLWISLRQESASRKGSAKMRWILQDIRLSGRGLMRNPGFALAVVAVLALGIGANSAIFTFLDQVVFRPLPFPDPSRVLMLSTFNPRQGSEREEVSIPDLIDWRERNRSFSSLVGYTAWGLVLSGDHEPEDIATVATQAGLFEALGVSPLHGRTILESDEPTRAVILSHRLWQRRFNGDPSVVGRTARMDGQPYLVLGVMKPDFAFPTPAVEAWVPLHVEAREQSRRSRWIQVIGRLKEGATLEQARQEFNALAAALGQEHPDTNKDWQIALEPLPQVVAAQARSALWMLQGAVILVLLIACVNAGALLLARCHLRRREIAIRRALGAGRARIFLSALTENFLLCLGGAALGVAAAALGVRVLASMMPATLQSYDFYKASAAAFPLLKQAGLDWRAVVLALGLSLATAAALALLASGFTRGAWSQRLREGGGTDVGHRSHRARRLLVALQVALALLPLAGAALLSRKFVEQLQVDPGFEVDNLLTFEVGMGHLEKASDRAAFVRRVRDEVASIAGVEAAGYTTVLPFTGVDWRAGFHILDRDPAAQDTDPTALVHRLHPEYFRALGIALQRGRLFDSRDHSASPLVALINEAAARRYWGNDDPLGEKIYFRSPQQSLQIIGVMASIRSSGLSHEPVPEIYLLFDQSPAHYFRMAVRTPLGPGQVMPAVKERIWAEDAELPVTEVSSMQEILDRTMAPQRFTLTIMGLFAAAALLLSATGTYAAIAYLVAQRRREMSVRMALGAGRGQLMSLVIRTGMRPALAGSALGLVGAAALWTFLERVMGGFSLADLTALAAAVLLLLAAALCACWLPARRASSVDPASVIRSS
- a CDS encoding di-heme oxidoredictase family protein, giving the protein MSKKLLALLFSGLVPLGLLAFHWSPLPSVSALSPQELRTKPGSQPRQGRPSQPGNPLAGITADEFELFRIGLDDFLEVEDAGEGLGPAFNGLSCAQCHATPAIGGISPVAGVRAGRLEDDGTFTVLGGDTLYHLFALPNQVCQPSIPPAANVVSRRVPIPLFGAGLVEAIADATLLALEDPEDLDGDGISGRAARVIDLDSGEERVGRFGWKAQHATLLAFGADAYRNEMGITNDLFRNEMAAGIDPETLALCDPVPDPEDGVEPLTGLRGIDAFEAFMKFLAPIERGPRTAQVREGEALFRLVGCSGCHVPTLMTGPNPNPVFDRRLVNLYSDLLLHDVGTGDGIEQADAAANEIRTPSLWGLRFRRPLLHDGSAATPSQAIARHGNEAAGVIELFNRLSREEQEALLAFLTSL